The genomic window CACCATGGTGAGAACAGTCTGAGCATCACCGGCTACACCAGAAAGCAGGGCTCTCATATGTTCTATAGAAACTGGATTTCGCTTTTGTGGCATGATAGAACTGATTTGAACGTAAGGGGCTGCAAGTTGGAAAGATGCAAATTCTTGAGTGCCCCATAGCAAGAAATCCTGAGTAGACCTTCCAAGATTGAGTGCAGCAACTTGTACAGCAGAGGCTGTTTCCATAATGTAATCCGCACCTGAAACGGCATCCCAAGCATTATCAATTATATCTTCAAATCCAAGCAGCTCCTGCATGCGGCTACGACTGATTGGAAAGCCGGATGTAGTGAGGGCTGCAGCACCCATACTGCTTCGGTTAACTGTTTTGTAGGCCGATTGTAGACGTATAATGTCCCGTGTAAGCATATCAGTCATGGCGTTGAAATAATGTCCAAGTGTTGTCGGCTGTGCCTGTTGTGTATGTGTATAACCAATCATGATGGTATCAATATGTTCTTTTGAGAGTTCGATCAATGATTCCCTTAAATGTAGAGCCCCTTCAAGGAGATCTAAAATTTTCTCTCTAAGGGTCATTCGATAAATGGCGATGCCCATGTCGTTGCGGCTGCGCCCAATATGAAGGTTGCCTGCAATATCTCCAGCCTGCTCAATCAGGTTGTGCTCCACTTGGAAGAAAAGATCCTCAAACTGTGGATCGTATTCCCCTTTTTGAAGTTTTTCAACTTCTATATTGCCAACTGCCTGACCAATTTTCTTTCCTTCTTCCTCAGTAACTAGACCTTGCTCTTGAAGCATCACTAGATGAGCTGTGTGAATTTGAAGCATTGACTTTAAAAAATTCTGTTTTGCCTCATTGTAAGCTGGTTTTAAAACCATTGATGTATAAGATTTTGAGGGAAATGAATCTCCTTCGAATTCAATAATTTGATTTCTTAATGTTAAATCCATGTCAAACCCCTTTCCCGGTACCGATAAGCCAATTTTTTATCAGCTTATTCATGTTATCAGCCGCTGTTCTGACAATTACTTCTCCCTTTTCCTGGGCTGTTTGTACAATTAATCCTGTATAACCATCCCAACTCTCAGGTGCTCCCTCAACGGTTATATATGGGAGAGTTGAATACTTGTTTGTGTCACTGAACTCATTATCTTCTCTTTCTACTTTTACTAGATCAGGCCTGAATGCCTTTACTGCAGACATTTCAAATGGACCTCCATGTCCTCTTCCGCTTGTACCAATAAATCCGATTTCCTCAGCTTTCTCAATTTCGACCATTTGCCACCAATTTATTAATAGAAACTTTGCATTTGGATGACGAATGGATATATATTCCGCGACCGATCGAGATAGTCCCATGTTAGCATCATGCGCATTTAGGAGAATAATCCTTTGGACACCAAGTTTGAGTATTCCCTCTAATATATCCGACAAGTATTCAAGCATGATAGATGGTCGAACAGAAATGGTTCCTGGATACTTAGCCGTTTTTCCTGGACAGGATGAATAGGGAACAGTTGGATAGACGATGCCACCAAGGTCTTTATGAATTAACCCCCCGAAGCTTTCAGCAAGAATAATGTCCGTACCATAGGGAGAATGGGGACCGTGGTATTCAAAACTTCCAAGAGGCAGTACCACAAAGGCAGCTTGTTTTAATTCATCTAATTGTCGTCCATGTATTTCAAATGCGTTCATCTGTTTTCTCCCCTTTACATTGCAGATCCAGCTTTTCCATTTGTCAATTTTTGTGAGACGAATAGGACGATAAGAATTAACAGGATTTGCAATACACCGTATGCACATGCTGTCCCAAATTGAAAAGCATACATTTTTTGGAATATCGCAACAGATAAGGGCATTGTCGATGTACTATAAATTAAGATTGAAGCGACAAATTCGCCGATACCCTGTACAAATGCGAGCAATGTACCTGCAAGAATACCCGTCATAGTCATAGGGAGGACAATTCTCCGGAAGGAAGTCATCCAACTAGCCCCCAGACTTCTTGCTGCTTCTTCGATTGATTGATCCACTTGCATTAAACTTGCAGAGGTTGACCTGAAAATGAGTGGCAAGTGTCTGACAAAGTAAGCAAGTGGAAGAATCCAGAACGTCCCAATCAGAACTTGATTAAAGCTGAATACAGATGGTTCGCTGAATGCAGCAATAAGGTTTACCGCTACAACCGTTCCTGGGAGTGCCCAAGGTACCATAATCAGAATATCTAAAACTGTTTTTCCTTTAAATTTAGTCCGGACCATAACATAAGCTGCAGCTACACCGAAAATGATATTTCCTATGGTGGCAACAAAGCTCATTTGAATTGAGTTCCATATCGGCCGCCATGTTCGTTCATCTGTAAAAAGAGCTAGATAATGTTCAAATGTATAGGCTGGCGGCAAAACTTGAACCGTCCAAGTCCCATCTACTGAAAAAGAAATAAGAACTAAAACAAGAATTGGTAGCAATAAAATGACAACACCGATAATTGAGAGCATCATAGAGAAGTATTTCATAAAGGAAGAACGTACTTCTGTCCGATGGACGCTGATTCCTTTACTTTGGTTTTGATAGTTACGTTTGTTTTGATACCATCTCATCAAGATAAGGAAGGAAATTGAAACAAACGATAGAATTGTAGACTGAGTTGCAGCCATATCCAGGTTCCCATTAGTTCTAGAAAGGTAAATCTGCATCGTCATTGTTCGTTCCACACCGAATATCAATGGGGCAGTATAAGAAGCCATCGCTATCATAAAAACCAGTAAGGACGAAGCAACCAGAGCAGGGGTAAGCATCGGCAAAATTACTTTTAACCAAATGCGTATTCTGCCAGAGCCCAAGCTCGTAGCTGCCTCCTCCAAAGAAGGATCAAGCCCTTTAATTGCAGCAGACGCCGTTAGGTAGAAATAAGTGTACATAGTGAATGTATGGACAACGATAACGCCTGTGATTCCTTTTAAAGAAAAAGGAACGCTATCTAAATTGAAGAGCTCCTGTACTGCGCGAGGGAAAATTCCACTTTCTCCATACAAGAATGTAAACGATAGTACCCCAACAAGAGGTGGCAATGCCATAGGGACAAGTACAAGTACAGACAGAATCTTTCTGCCGGGAAATTCATATCGTTCCAGTAAAAAGGCCATTGCGACTCCAACTAGGGCACAAGTAATGACGCTTAAAACCGATATATACACACTGTTCCACAACGCTTCAAGGTTTGCTGTGCTTTCAAGACTGAAAAATTTCTTGTAGTTAGCAAGTGTACTGCCCTCATTAGAAAAGCTCTCTAGAAACGTTTGATAAAAAGGATAAATAACGTATGCTAGGAGGATTAAAAAAATGGGGGAAACAAGAACATAAATAAAATATTTTGAACGTGAGAGCCTTGGCCAAAAATTTTCAGTGTTTGATTTATCCTGCATTGAAGCCATCCATTTTCACCTCCTATTCTCCAATGAAATAGATACTTCGATCAGGAATGTGGAGCGTAATTTTCTCTCCCCGGCTAAGCACCTTATTTCCTTTATTTACAACCATTATTTTAAGCGAGGTTTCGTTTACTTTTACAATATAGTTGATGGTGACACCTGTAAATTCCACAAACTGAACTTCTGCATTGAACTGATTTGGCCCTTCTCCCTCTGCAAAAGCTTCTGGACGTATTGATAGCTTAATAGATTCTCCTTTACGAAAAGTCACGTTCGGTGACGTATTTTCAGTCCTACCTTTAAAATTCAACCCATCTGCAGTTTTCACCGTTACTTCGTTTCCTGATATGTTCTCAATGGTTGCATCTAGGACATTGGCTTCTCCTATAAATGAAGCAACGAAGTTATTAACTGGTTTATTATAGATTTCTTCTGGTGATCCAACCTGCTGAACAACACCATTGTTCATAACCATAATTCTGTCTGACATCGCCATTGCTTCTGTTTGATCATGGGTAACATAAATGGTTGTCACACCAAGTTCTAACTGTAATCGTTTGATTTCAAGGCGCGTCTCTTCCCGCAACTTTGCATCTAAATTTGATAGTGGTTCATCCAAAAGAAGGATGCTAGGCTCAATTACAAGAGCTCTTGCAAGGGCAACGCGCTGCTGCTGTCCTCCTGATAACTCATTTATTTTTCGGTGGCCATATTGATCGAGATGCACCATTAACTGTGCCCGTTCAACCTTACTTTTAATTTCTGTTTTGCTTAACTTTCGAACTTCTAGACCGAAAGCGATATTCTCAAAAACTGTCATATGGGGAAACAGTGCATAGTTTTGAAAAACCATCCCAATATTCCTTTTGTTAGGCTGTAGGGTCGTCACATCCTGATTATCAAAGAGCACTTTTCCATCAGAAGGAAAGTAGAAACCAGCAATCATTCTCAGGGTTGTGGTTTTGCCACACCCACTCGGTCCTAAGAATGTAAAAAACTCACCTGGCTTTATGGTAATATCAACGTTACTTACGCCACGAGCCTTCCCAAACATTTTGCTTACTTTATCTAGCTTCACGCTTTTCATCTTTATGCACCTCATTTTCATGGACACTTCATGTTAGTTGAAATAAAGAGGCCTCGAGAGTTTATCATCTTCTCAAGGCCAGCCTATTAACAGATGAAGCAGCTGTAAAATTCAACATTGCCTTACTTAAAAATGTTTTATGGCACTATTATTTTCCTTTAATATTTTCATCCCAATGCTGCATCCACTCGGCTTCTTTTTCTGCCATTACTGACCAATCGATATCGAGCGCTTTTAGATCTAACTCTTTATACCATTCAGGCATATCTTCTTCTGCAATATCCGTACGTGTTGGAATTTGATATAATTCATCGGCAAGTTTAGCTCTTGTTTCTTTTGAGAACAGGAACTCATAGAATTTTTCTGCATTAGACTTGTTTTTTGCACCCTCTACCATGGCTACTCCATCAACTAAAATTGGTGCACCGCTTTCTGGATAGACATAATCAAAAGGCTGGTTATTTTCATTTTTTTGAAGGAGAATATCTTGCAGATTCCAAAGTGAAATTAAACCTTCTTGTCTAGCTAACTTCAAATATAAATTAGTCGGGTCTTGAGCATACTCTTTCGTATTAGCATCAAGCTTTTCTAACCATTCATAACCTTTCTCAGGAGTCTCTGCCCCTTCACGGAAAATCATAGATGAGTAAATCGTTCTCATCGTTCCAGAAGCCATAACACCACGAATGACAATCTTGTCCTTCCATTCTTCATCTAAAAGATCATCCCAGTCTTTTGGCGCATCTTTTTTCTTTAGAGCTTCACTGTTAATCATAATAACTTCAGGTAAAAGCATTTCCCCATACCAACGGCCCTCAGAATCTTTATGTTCTTCTTTAATCACATCATCAAAAGATGGTTTAAACTCTGCAAGAAGATCTTCATCTGCTGCTACCATAAGAGAAGATTGAGTGCCTCCCCACCAAAAATCAGCCTGTGGATTCGCTTTCTCTCCACGAACACGCTCTAAGATTTGTTGGGCTCCCATCGTAAGTGTCTCGACCTCTATATCGGGATACTTTTCGTTAAACATTCCAATTACTTTGTCTACAACCGCTTGGTCACGAGCTGTGTAAATTACAAGTTTACCTGTATCGCCTTCATTTTTTGGGTCATTTCCTTTTGTTTCATTTCCCCCGCTGCTATTGCTGCTGCATGCAGCAATGAAGAGCATTACCATAACCAAAAGTAAGCTAAATAACCCCTTTTTCTTAAACATGTTTACCCCTCCTAGATTATAATGATCTATTCTGAGAGCCGAACTGGGTGAATTCCCCCAGTGCTAGATGAACTGCACCATATAGTCCAGCTTTAGAACCAAGAGTTGTTAAAACTATTAATGGTAATTTGGGAATGTATGTATCTATGCTTTTAATTAATTTCTCCAAGTACTCGTTCTGCAGGTCTGACATATCTCCAGAAAGAATAATGAGTTCAGGATCCAGGATGCTCGCGAGGTTTACAATGGCTGTAGTCCAGTTTTTAAGAAGTTCATTTAATAAATCACGAGCAGTTGAATGTTGCGAAGAGAAGCTTTGAAGCTGAGTAATAGCTCTTTTACTATAATCAACAGGAAGACCTATGCTTTCCATCCTTTGCAATAACCTAGTAGAACCATAATTGGATTCAAAAACACCCATGTCTTTTTTTTTATTTAAAGTGTCACCGATTAGCATATACCCAATCTCTCCGGCTGCCTTATGTGCACCCCTTATAAATTCCCCGTTTAAAATGATAGCGCTTCCAATTCCGTTTCCAGCAAATAGGTATATGGTATTTTGATATTTGACACCCAACCCTTTATGAAATTCACCGAGTGCCATTAGATTCACATCGTTGTCAATGACCACAGGTACACCGATATGTTCTTCAAATGCTTTTACAACATCGGTGTCAGACCATGATAGCCCTGGAGAAAACCCTATTCCTTCTCCTGTTTCTGTGGTGATTCCTGGTACGCCGATGACCATGCCTAGAATCTGGTTCTTGGATATTGCAAATGAAGTGATGATCTTGGTCAACAAAGAATCCACTGCGTTAAAAATAGCGCTATCGTTAGCAGGCATTGTAATGAACTCACTTAAAGTTTTGATCAAATTCCCATCCATATCTGCAAGTGTCACTTTCATTAACCCATCTTGGAAAATAGAACCCACTACAAAATTTGATTGAGCATTGTACTCCAGTAAAATGGGTTTGCGTCCACCACTTGAAGTAGAGTTCCCTATGCCAACTTCGCGAATTAGTCCCTCTTTTATCATTTCTTTTACCAGTTCTGACACACTAGGTCTGCTTAATTTTGTTTTTTTTGATAATGCGGCTCGAGACTGAAGTGGATGGGATCGAAGCTCCTGTAATATTAAATTTCGATTTAGCTCTCTCAGTAATGGAGGACTTGCTTTTCCTTTTGAAAAAGACGTCACATCAGTCACCTGCCTTTCGTTTGTTAAGGTTACTAACAAACTATATGAAAAGTATAGGCTGAACTAATTTAAACAGTCAAGAAATTTTTTACAATCTTTTGAATATTAGAACATAATTTACATTCATTCTGGAAAAGTATTTAATGATACATCCTTATTTCATGTGCAATTTTCAGTTAGGTATATCAAGGATTTTTTCGTTTTATAGAGGAAAGAAATTTGATAATTTCATCTATCTTGTAGATAAATTGACCCATGGCTTTAACAGCTGTCATCTCCCCTACTTATCAGCGATAGAGGGCGACGAGGGTTCTTTCGAGGATGGCCATTAAAGCTGTTGCATTTGGAAGAGACAAACGTGATTCCAAAGAGCTGATTAAGAGTGCTAAAGGTTCTATCGGCACTTTTTCAAGTGGACTGTTAAATCAGCTAAAGGGACGGGAATGGTGGTGGTTCCGTACGATTCGGCCATTGTTTCGCTGGGAGTATAAGAATCGCATTTATCCGATGGAGACGATGAAAAAGCGAGTGATTTTAGGTACTGAAGAGATTGTAGCGATGATGAGGCTTCCAAGCCAGAGAGTTCACAGCAATAAACTCAACCGGCTAAAGATGCGCTCCTTGATAAAATAGACTTTATCATTGAACGTGCATGTGGTATGGATGTAGAACTCCATTACTGCATTCAAACTCAATGCATTTTACATTCGCATAAAAATCGCACTACACCTGGATATTTTTCACCTTAGCTTGTTATCTCAAATCCATAATTTTTGTAAAACATTACTGCATTTTATTATGGATATGCATTTTCTAATTAAAATGTCTTAAATTAAAACATAGTTGATCTACGGTCTCTTACGAGATATATTTATTAAATAAAAAATTTCATCACTCCTATTTTATAAATCATTCAGATGCTAAAAGAAGAATGATATATAATGAGGTTTAACACAGTTTTGGTTTAATATAATTACACTTTACGGAAATTAAATCAAAGAAACGTTGATACAATCACGTTTCTTTGATTTCACAAAATGGCTTTATTGCCAATATATTAATTCATCGAGGTTTTTAATCACAGCTTCGTTCTTAGACTCCATAGTTCCGGGAAGAATTGCTGGTCCAGAGCTTTTTTTAAATATGTAACACCTGATGATCCCCCTGTTCCTTGTTTATGCCCAATTATTCTTTCCACAGTACTCATATGATTAAAGCGCCATAATTGCTGTTGAGTGCCAATGTCAACTAACTTCTCTGCCAACTCATATAAATCCCAATATTGATCGACATTTCGATAAACTGTCAACCATGCTTCTTCTACACTTGCATTCGATTGATAGTTTTGTGACCAATCCCTATTAAGAGCTTCTTGATCAACAGGCAATCCACGCATGACAAGAGCGTTAATTGCTGCATCATAAATACTCGGCTCATGAAGCGCCTGATGCATTTGTTCGTTTAAGTCAGTTTGATGTTGATAGACCGATAGCATATGGGCATTTTTGTTTCCTAGTGCAAATTCAATCAAACGATTCTGATAAGACTGAAATCCAGAAGAGTGTCCCAATTTATCCCTGAATTCCATGTATTCGGCTGGAGTCAGAGTTGAAAGAACGCTCCAAGACTGGATCAGCTGCTGCTGAATTCTCGAAACCCGCGATAACATTTTAAATGAAGGTTCCAAATTGTTAGTGCGGATACATTGAATAGCTGCTGACAACTCATGTAAAATGAGCTTCATCCATAACTCACTTGCCTGATGGATAATGATAAAAAGCATTTC from Bacillus sp. F19 includes these protein-coding regions:
- the argH gene encoding argininosuccinate lyase, with the protein product MDLTLRNQIIEFEGDSFPSKSYTSMVLKPAYNEAKQNFLKSMLQIHTAHLVMLQEQGLVTEEEGKKIGQAVGNIEVEKLQKGEYDPQFEDLFFQVEHNLIEQAGDIAGNLHIGRSRNDMGIAIYRMTLREKILDLLEGALHLRESLIELSKEHIDTIMIGYTHTQQAQPTTLGHYFNAMTDMLTRDIIRLQSAYKTVNRSSMGAAALTTSGFPISRSRMQELLGFEDIIDNAWDAVSGADYIMETASAVQVAALNLGRSTQDFLLWGTQEFASFQLAAPYVQISSIMPQKRNPVSIEHMRALLSGVAGDAQTVLTMVHNTPFGDIVDTEDDMQPYLWKAMDRLKGIYQLLSSVLLTMNVNRDLLLNRAKESFANVTELADTIVREDGLSFRQSHHIVSGAVTSLTQSGKGSLRDLTLALVNEHAEQVIGKPLTLTEDVFKNALNPVFFVHVRTLPGGPAPSRMATTLNNKKEEQQQLLDWMKSKKEALEQYEQILKLYVLKWAHKSE
- a CDS encoding creatininase family protein; the protein is MNAFEIHGRQLDELKQAAFVVLPLGSFEYHGPHSPYGTDIILAESFGGLIHKDLGGIVYPTVPYSSCPGKTAKYPGTISVRPSIMLEYLSDILEGILKLGVQRIILLNAHDANMGLSRSVAEYISIRHPNAKFLLINWWQMVEIEKAEEIGFIGTSGRGHGGPFEMSAVKAFRPDLVKVEREDNEFSDTNKYSTLPYITVEGAPESWDGYTGLIVQTAQEKGEVIVRTAADNMNKLIKNWLIGTGKGV
- a CDS encoding iron ABC transporter permease; its protein translation is MASMQDKSNTENFWPRLSRSKYFIYVLVSPIFLILLAYVIYPFYQTFLESFSNEGSTLANYKKFFSLESTANLEALWNSVYISVLSVITCALVGVAMAFLLERYEFPGRKILSVLVLVPMALPPLVGVLSFTFLYGESGIFPRAVQELFNLDSVPFSLKGITGVIVVHTFTMYTYFYLTASAAIKGLDPSLEEAATSLGSGRIRIWLKVILPMLTPALVASSLLVFMIAMASYTAPLIFGVERTMTMQIYLSRTNGNLDMAATQSTILSFVSISFLILMRWYQNKRNYQNQSKGISVHRTEVRSSFMKYFSMMLSIIGVVILLLPILVLVLISFSVDGTWTVQVLPPAYTFEHYLALFTDERTWRPIWNSIQMSFVATIGNIIFGVAAAYVMVRTKFKGKTVLDILIMVPWALPGTVVAVNLIAAFSEPSVFSFNQVLIGTFWILPLAYFVRHLPLIFRSTSASLMQVDQSIEEAARSLGASWMTSFRRIVLPMTMTGILAGTLLAFVQGIGEFVASILIYSTSTMPLSVAIFQKMYAFQFGTACAYGVLQILLILIVLFVSQKLTNGKAGSAM
- a CDS encoding ABC transporter ATP-binding protein — protein: MKSVKLDKVSKMFGKARGVSNVDITIKPGEFFTFLGPSGCGKTTTLRMIAGFYFPSDGKVLFDNQDVTTLQPNKRNIGMVFQNYALFPHMTVFENIAFGLEVRKLSKTEIKSKVERAQLMVHLDQYGHRKINELSGGQQQRVALARALVIEPSILLLDEPLSNLDAKLREETRLEIKRLQLELGVTTIYVTHDQTEAMAMSDRIMVMNNGVVQQVGSPEEIYNKPVNNFVASFIGEANVLDATIENISGNEVTVKTADGLNFKGRTENTSPNVTFRKGESIKLSIRPEAFAEGEGPNQFNAEVQFVEFTGVTINYIVKVNETSLKIMVVNKGNKVLSRGEKITLHIPDRSIYFIGE
- a CDS encoding extracellular solute-binding protein — encoded protein: MFKKKGLFSLLLVMVMLFIAACSSNSSGGNETKGNDPKNEGDTGKLVIYTARDQAVVDKVIGMFNEKYPDIEVETLTMGAQQILERVRGEKANPQADFWWGGTQSSLMVAADEDLLAEFKPSFDDVIKEEHKDSEGRWYGEMLLPEVIMINSEALKKKDAPKDWDDLLDEEWKDKIVIRGVMASGTMRTIYSSMIFREGAETPEKGYEWLEKLDANTKEYAQDPTNLYLKLARQEGLISLWNLQDILLQKNENNQPFDYVYPESGAPILVDGVAMVEGAKNKSNAEKFYEFLFSKETRAKLADELYQIPTRTDIAEEDMPEWYKELDLKALDIDWSVMAEKEAEWMQHWDENIKGK
- a CDS encoding ROK family transcriptional regulator; protein product: MTSFSKGKASPPLLRELNRNLILQELRSHPLQSRAALSKKTKLSRPSVSELVKEMIKEGLIREVGIGNSTSSGGRKPILLEYNAQSNFVVGSIFQDGLMKVTLADMDGNLIKTLSEFITMPANDSAIFNAVDSLLTKIITSFAISKNQILGMVIGVPGITTETGEGIGFSPGLSWSDTDVVKAFEEHIGVPVVIDNDVNLMALGEFHKGLGVKYQNTIYLFAGNGIGSAIILNGEFIRGAHKAAGEIGYMLIGDTLNKKKDMGVFESNYGSTRLLQRMESIGLPVDYSKRAITQLQSFSSQHSTARDLLNELLKNWTTAIVNLASILDPELIILSGDMSDLQNEYLEKLIKSIDTYIPKLPLIVLTTLGSKAGLYGAVHLALGEFTQFGSQNRSL
- the kynA gene encoding tryptophan 2,3-dioxygenase; this encodes MNNINNNEQNVSMGLEKEIQTDFQKSMSYGDYLHLDKILSSQHRLSTHHDEMLFIIIHQASELWMKLILHELSAAIQCIRTNNLEPSFKMLSRVSRIQQQLIQSWSVLSTLTPAEYMEFRDKLGHSSGFQSYQNRLIEFALGNKNAHMLSVYQHQTDLNEQMHQALHEPSIYDAAINALVMRGLPVDQEALNRDWSQNYQSNASVEEAWLTVYRNVDQYWDLYELAEKLVDIGTQQQLWRFNHMSTVERIIGHKQGTGGSSGVTYLKKALDQQFFPELWSLRTKL